In one Myxocyprinus asiaticus isolate MX2 ecotype Aquarium Trade chromosome 29, UBuf_Myxa_2, whole genome shotgun sequence genomic region, the following are encoded:
- the nmnat1 gene encoding nicotinamide/nicotinic acid mononucleotide adenylyltransferase 1 isoform X1 encodes MTSQEKIEVVLLACGSFNPITNMHLRMFELARDHLEDTGSKTFKFQKGLKGRYRVVKGIISPVGDGYKKKGLIDACHRLKMARLATESSSWITVDDWESQQPEWVETAKVVRHHHTKLISSENYIDDVDTVKCGKKRKLEQHESICQNSSHINTKADTAHLKLLCGADVLESFGVPSLWKPEDIEEIVGRYGMACITRCGSDPENFINQSDVLYKHRKNIHVIREWVTNEISSTHVRRSLRRGQSVRYLLPDSVVQYIQEHSLYSAESEQMNASVILAPFQRYTSSN; translated from the exons ATGACATCACAAGAGAAAATTGAAGTAGTGCTGCTGGCATGTGGCTCCTTCAACCCCATCACAAACATGCACCTGCGCATGTTTGAACTGGCTCGGGATCACCTTGAAGATACTG ggtccaaaacattcaagttccaaaaaggacttaaag GAAGATACAGAGTGGTGAAAGGTATAATCTCACCGGTTGGAGATGGCTACAAGAAGAAAGGtctgattgatgcctgtcatcgGTTGAAGATGGCTAGACTTGCCACAGAGAGCTCTAGTTGGATCACAGTGGATGACTGGGAGAGTCAGCAGCCCGAGTGGGTGGAAACAGCCAAAGTAGTTCG GCACCATCATACAAAACTCATTTCCTCTGAGAACTACATTGATGATGTGGACACAGTGAAGTGTGGGAAGAAGAGAAAGCTGGAGCAACATGAAAGCATATGTCAGAACTCTTctcatatcaacacaaaagcaG ACACCGCCCATCTGAAACTGCTGTGTGGTGCTGATGTACTGGAGTCCTTTGGTGTCCCCAGCCTTTGGAAGCCAGAAGACATTGAAGAGATAGTGGGGCGTTATGGCATGGCGTGCATAACTAGATGTGGCAGCGACCCCGAAAATTTTATCAATCAGTCTGATGTGCTGTATAAGCACCGTAAGAACATCCATGTGATTCGTGAATGGGTGACCAATGAGATCTCATCCACCCATGTGCGCCGGAGCCTACGCAGAGGACAGAGTGTACGTTACCTGCTGCCTGACTCTGTGGTGCAATATATTCAGGAGCACAGCCTGTACAGTGCAGAGAGCGAGCAGATGAATGCCAGTGTCATCCTCGCCCCCTTCCAGAGATACACCAGCTCCAACTAG
- the nmnat1 gene encoding nicotinamide/nicotinic acid mononucleotide adenylyltransferase 1 isoform X2, whose amino-acid sequence MTSQEKIEVVLLACGSFNPITNMHLRMFELARDHLEDTGRYRVVKGIISPVGDGYKKKGLIDACHRLKMARLATESSSWITVDDWESQQPEWVETAKVVRHHHTKLISSENYIDDVDTVKCGKKRKLEQHESICQNSSHINTKADTAHLKLLCGADVLESFGVPSLWKPEDIEEIVGRYGMACITRCGSDPENFINQSDVLYKHRKNIHVIREWVTNEISSTHVRRSLRRGQSVRYLLPDSVVQYIQEHSLYSAESEQMNASVILAPFQRYTSSN is encoded by the exons ATGACATCACAAGAGAAAATTGAAGTAGTGCTGCTGGCATGTGGCTCCTTCAACCCCATCACAAACATGCACCTGCGCATGTTTGAACTGGCTCGGGATCACCTTGAAGATACTG GAAGATACAGAGTGGTGAAAGGTATAATCTCACCGGTTGGAGATGGCTACAAGAAGAAAGGtctgattgatgcctgtcatcgGTTGAAGATGGCTAGACTTGCCACAGAGAGCTCTAGTTGGATCACAGTGGATGACTGGGAGAGTCAGCAGCCCGAGTGGGTGGAAACAGCCAAAGTAGTTCG GCACCATCATACAAAACTCATTTCCTCTGAGAACTACATTGATGATGTGGACACAGTGAAGTGTGGGAAGAAGAGAAAGCTGGAGCAACATGAAAGCATATGTCAGAACTCTTctcatatcaacacaaaagcaG ACACCGCCCATCTGAAACTGCTGTGTGGTGCTGATGTACTGGAGTCCTTTGGTGTCCCCAGCCTTTGGAAGCCAGAAGACATTGAAGAGATAGTGGGGCGTTATGGCATGGCGTGCATAACTAGATGTGGCAGCGACCCCGAAAATTTTATCAATCAGTCTGATGTGCTGTATAAGCACCGTAAGAACATCCATGTGATTCGTGAATGGGTGACCAATGAGATCTCATCCACCCATGTGCGCCGGAGCCTACGCAGAGGACAGAGTGTACGTTACCTGCTGCCTGACTCTGTGGTGCAATATATTCAGGAGCACAGCCTGTACAGTGCAGAGAGCGAGCAGATGAATGCCAGTGTCATCCTCGCCCCCTTCCAGAGATACACCAGCTCCAACTAG
- the LOC127420146 gene encoding retinoid-binding protein 7-like codes for MPAILSGTWDMVSNVNFEGYMIALGIGLYTRKIALKLKHRKVIEQVGDCFVIKTLSTFRNYTLSFRVNEVFQEFTKGLDDRHCKSLMNWEGNRMVCVQKGEKKNRGWAHWIEDDKLHLELYCEDQVCKQVFKQVV; via the exons ATGCCTGCCATCCTCTCTGGTACATGGGATATGGTCAGCAATGTCAACTTTGAGGGATACATGATTGCTTTAG GGATCGGCCTGTATACCCGTAAAATTGCCCTTAAGCTGAAACATCGTAAAGTGATCGAGCAGGTGGGAGATTGCTTTGTGATCAAGACACTCAGCACTTTCAGAAACTACACTCTTTCCTTCAGAGTGAATGAGGTGTTTCAAGAATTTACAAAGGGACTGGATGACAGACACTGCAAG TCCCTGATGAATTGGGAGGGAAACAGGATGGTGTGCGTTCAAAAGGGCGAGAAAAAGAACAGAGGCTGGGCGCACTGGATTGAGGATGATAAACTTCATTTG GAGTTGTACTGTGAAGATCAAGTCTGCAAGCAAGTTTTCAAACAGGTTGTCTGA